A genomic segment from Mus caroli chromosome 17, CAROLI_EIJ_v1.1, whole genome shotgun sequence encodes:
- the Ip6k3 gene encoding inositol hexakisphosphate kinase 3 — MVVRHSSDKGKIGVGVPLEPFLHQVGGHLSVLQYDAYTVCKPLVSQEQKFYESLPLAMRCFTPKYKGTITVRLRRDSRGHLGLVANPLKENLEPFQVSPESRAVALWQTLQQTPSSESSPCPLTQLARSLKESAAKVLLRSDCHLSTQASPLVESEDGSQVERKGFNPWGLHCHQAHLTRLCSQYPEDKRHRFLLLENVVSQYKQPCILDLKMGTRQHGDDASEEKKARHMKKCAQSTSACLGVRICGMQVYQTDQKSFLCKDKYYGRKLSVEGFRQALSQFLHDGTRLRAELLEPILRRLQALLTVIKSQSSYRFYSSSVLIIYDGEPPQTTQGSTSGGVTSGDPAKVDVRMIDFAHTTYKGSWNEHTTYEGPDPGYIFGLENLIGILRDIQGE; from the exons ATGGTGGTGCGGCACAGCTCGGACAAGGGGAAGATAGGGGTGGGTGTGCCGCTGGAGCCCTTCCTGCACCAGGTCGGGGGCCACCTGAGTGTGCTGCAGTATGATGCCTACACAGTCTGCAAGCCCCTTGTCTCCCAGGAACAGAAATTCTATGAGTCCCTGCCACTGGCCATGAGGTGCTTCACTCCGAAGTACAAAG GTACCATCACAGTGCGTCTCCGGAGAGACAGCAGAGGCCACCTCGGCCTGGTTGCCAACCCACTGAAGGAGAACCTGGagcctttccaggtctccccagAGTCCAGAGCGGTAGCTCTCTGGCAGACACTTCAGCAGACACCCAGCAGCGAGAGCAGCCCCTGCCCCCTCACCCAGCTGGCTCGCTCACTGAAGGAGAG TGCAGCCAAGGTACTCCTGAGGTCCGACTGCCACCTCAGTACCCAGGCCTCTCCGCTGGTGGAAAGTGAAGATGGGAGCCAGGTGGAGAGAAAGGGCTTTAACCCATGGGGCCTGCACTGTCACCAAGCCCACCTGACTCGTCTGTGCTCCCAGTACCCAGAGGACAAGAGGCACC GGTTCTTGCTGTTGGaaaatgtggtgtcacagtacaaGCAGCCCTGCATCCTGGATCTGAAGATGGGGACCCGCCAGCATGGAGACGATGCATCCGAGGAGAAGAAGGCACGTCACATGAAGAAGTGCGCACAGAGCACCTCGGCCTGTCTGGGCGTGCGCATCTGTGGCATGCAG GTTTATCAAACTGATCAGAAGAGCTTTCTCTGCAAAGATAAGTACTATGGAAGGAAGCTCTCGGTGGAGGGATTCAGGCAAGCCCTTTCTCAGTTCCTCCATGATGGAACCCGCCTCCGCGCCGAGCTCCTGGAGCCCATCCTGCGTAGGCTGCAGGCGCTGCTCACTGTCATCAAGAGCCAGAGTTCTTACCGCTTCTACTCCAGCTCCGTCCTCATAATCTATGATGGGGAGCCTCCCCAGACCACCCAAGGCAGCACTTCCGGTGGCGTCACTTCCGGAGACCCGGCCAAAGTCGATGTCCGGATGATTGACTTCGCTCACACAACATACAAGGGCTCCTGGAACGAGCACACCACCTACGAGGGACCAGATCCTGGCTATATTTTTGGCCTGGAAAACCTCATTGGGATTCTGCGGGATATTCAAGGAGAATGA